A window from Pseudomonas moraviensis encodes these proteins:
- the bglX gene encoding beta-glucosidase BglX translates to MKKLCLLGLFVSLASHQVLAATTPVPLENKDAFISNLMKQMTLDEKIGQLRLISIGPEMPRELIRKEIAAGNIGGTFNSITRAENRPMQDAAMRSRLKIPMFFAYDVIHGHRTIFPIPLALASSWDMDAIGQSGRVAAKEAAADSLDITFAPMVDISRDPRWGRSSEGFGEDTYLTSRIAKVMVKAYQGETPSAADSIMASVKHFALYGAVEGGRDYNTVDMSPVKMYQDYLPPYRAAIDAGAGGVMVALNSINGIPATANTWLMNDLLRKDWGFKGLAVSDHGAIFELIKHGVARDGREAAKLAIKAGIDMSMNDTLYGKELPGLLKSGEIEQKDIDNAVREVLAAKYDMGLFKDPYLRIGKAADDPADTYAENRLHRAEAREVARRSLVLLKNQNETLPLKKDAKIALVGPLAKAPIDMMGSWAAAGRPTQSVTLFDGMSSVIGDKANLIYARGANITGDKKVLDYLNFLNFDAPEVVDDPRPANVLIDEALKAAKDADVIVAAVGESRGMSHESSSRTDLNIPETQRELIRALKATGKPLVLVLMNGRPLTILEENQSADAILETWFSGTEGGNAIADVLFGDYNPSGKLPVTFPRSVGQIPTYYNHLSIGRPFTPGKPGNYTSQYFDDTTGPLFPFGYGLSYTTFALSDMALSSTTLNATGKLDASVMVKNTGKRDGETVVQLYIQDVTGSMIRPVKELKNFQKIMLKAGEQKVVHFTITEDDLKFYNAQLKYAAEPGKFNVQIGLDSQAVTQQSFELL, encoded by the coding sequence TGGCCAGTCATCAGGTACTGGCCGCCACGACCCCGGTACCCCTGGAGAACAAGGACGCTTTCATCAGCAACCTGATGAAACAAATGACCCTCGACGAGAAGATCGGCCAGTTGCGCCTGATCAGCATCGGCCCGGAAATGCCCCGCGAGCTGATCCGCAAGGAGATCGCCGCCGGCAACATCGGCGGCACCTTCAACTCGATCACCCGCGCGGAAAACCGTCCAATGCAGGACGCTGCCATGCGCAGTCGCCTGAAGATCCCGATGTTTTTCGCGTACGACGTGATCCACGGTCACCGTACGATTTTCCCGATTCCGCTGGCCCTCGCGTCGAGCTGGGACATGGACGCCATCGGCCAGTCCGGTCGGGTTGCGGCGAAAGAAGCCGCCGCTGACAGTCTCGACATCACCTTTGCGCCGATGGTCGATATCTCCCGCGACCCGCGCTGGGGCCGCAGTTCCGAAGGTTTCGGTGAAGACACCTACCTGACTTCGCGCATCGCCAAAGTCATGGTCAAGGCCTATCAGGGCGAAACCCCGAGCGCCGCCGACAGCATCATGGCCAGCGTCAAGCACTTCGCCCTGTACGGCGCGGTCGAGGGCGGTCGCGACTACAACACCGTCGACATGAGCCCGGTGAAGATGTACCAGGATTACCTGCCGCCCTACCGCGCCGCGATCGATGCCGGTGCTGGCGGTGTGATGGTGGCGTTGAACTCGATCAACGGCATTCCGGCCACGGCCAACACCTGGCTGATGAACGATCTGCTGCGCAAGGATTGGGGCTTCAAGGGCCTGGCGGTCAGCGACCACGGCGCGATCTTCGAACTGATCAAGCACGGCGTCGCCCGCGACGGTCGTGAAGCGGCGAAGCTGGCGATCAAGGCCGGCATCGACATGAGTATGAACGACACCCTCTACGGCAAAGAGCTGCCGGGGCTGCTCAAGTCCGGCGAAATCGAACAGAAAGACATCGACAACGCTGTGCGCGAAGTGCTCGCGGCCAAGTACGACATGGGCCTGTTCAAGGATCCGTACCTGCGCATCGGCAAGGCTGCAGATGATCCGGCCGACACCTACGCCGAAAACCGCCTGCACCGCGCCGAGGCCCGTGAGGTGGCGCGTCGCAGTCTGGTGCTGCTGAAGAATCAGAACGAAACCCTGCCGCTGAAGAAAGACGCGAAAATCGCCCTGGTCGGCCCGCTGGCCAAGGCGCCGATCGACATGATGGGCAGTTGGGCCGCCGCCGGGCGTCCGACACAATCGGTCACGCTGTTCGATGGTATGAGTTCAGTGATTGGCGACAAGGCCAACCTCATCTATGCCCGTGGCGCCAACATCACAGGCGACAAGAAGGTCCTCGATTACCTCAACTTCCTCAACTTCGATGCCCCGGAAGTGGTCGATGACCCGCGCCCGGCCAATGTGCTGATCGACGAAGCGCTGAAAGCGGCGAAGGATGCTGACGTGATCGTCGCGGCTGTCGGTGAGTCCCGTGGCATGTCCCACGAATCCTCGAGCCGCACTGACCTGAACATCCCGGAAACCCAGCGCGAATTGATCCGCGCGCTGAAAGCCACTGGCAAACCGCTGGTGCTGGTGTTGATGAACGGCCGTCCACTGACGATTCTCGAAGAGAACCAGTCGGCCGACGCGATTCTGGAAACCTGGTTCAGCGGCACCGAGGGCGGCAACGCCATCGCCGACGTGCTGTTCGGCGACTACAACCCGTCGGGCAAACTACCGGTCACTTTCCCGCGCTCCGTGGGCCAGATCCCGACCTACTACAACCACTTGAGCATCGGCCGGCCGTTCACGCCGGGCAAACCGGGCAACTACACCTCGCAGTATTTCGATGACACCACCGGCCCGCTGTTTCCGTTTGGTTACGGCCTGAGCTACACCACGTTTGCCCTGAGCGACATGGCGCTGTCGTCGACCACGCTGAACGCCACTGGCAAGCTCGACGCCAGCGTCATGGTCAAGAACACCGGCAAGCGTGATGGCGAAACCGTGGTGCAGTTGTACATCCAGGACGTCACCGGCTCGATGATCCGCCCGGTGAAAGAACTGAAGAACTTTCAGAAGATCATGCTCAAGGCCGGCGAACAGAAAGTCGTGCACTTCACCATCACCGAGGACGACCTGAAGTTCTACAACGCCCAGCTCAAATACGCAGCCGAGCCTGGCAAGTTCAACGTACAGATCGGCCTGGATTCGCAGGCGGTGACGCAGCAGAGCTTTGAATTGCTGTAA
- a CDS encoding phospholipase D-like domain-containing protein yields MRGAVFPWRDGNRFELLIDGPQFFPRMLEHIALAKEQIELELYLVEAGACAEAIVQALVAAAERGVRVRCLFDDYGSLAFTLTLRQRLTEAGVELRFYNRLSWRRWVGNFYRDHRKLLLVDQCLAVVGGTGVTDEFWTPGHDVSEWHEVMVEISGPLVLDWQLLFDRQWIANRYRRAWRPAAHFGLPRLPRVPDKGEGMGRVAYADARQHRDILQSLFRALNSGQQRIWMATPYFLPTWQIRRSLRKAAARGVDVRLLLTGPRTDHPSVRYAGHRYYPRLLKAGVQIFEYQPCFLHLKMVLVDDWVSIGSCNFDHWNLRFNLEANLEALDPALTAAVEASFEKDFGLSQLVSLEQWQRRPLWRRVKQRVWGWVDRLVVNILDRRG; encoded by the coding sequence ATGCGCGGTGCGGTGTTCCCCTGGCGTGACGGCAACCGTTTCGAACTGTTGATCGACGGCCCGCAATTCTTTCCGCGCATGCTCGAGCACATTGCCCTCGCCAAAGAGCAGATCGAACTGGAGCTGTATCTGGTCGAGGCCGGCGCCTGCGCCGAAGCCATCGTTCAGGCTCTGGTCGCGGCGGCCGAGCGCGGTGTGCGCGTCCGGTGCCTGTTCGATGATTACGGCAGTCTCGCGTTTACCCTGACACTGCGTCAGCGCCTGACCGAGGCGGGCGTCGAGCTGCGTTTCTACAATCGCCTGAGCTGGCGGCGCTGGGTCGGCAACTTCTACCGCGATCACCGTAAATTGCTGCTGGTCGATCAATGCCTCGCGGTGGTCGGCGGCACGGGCGTGACCGATGAATTCTGGACGCCGGGCCATGATGTCAGCGAGTGGCACGAAGTCATGGTCGAGATCAGTGGCCCGTTGGTGCTCGATTGGCAATTGCTCTTCGATCGGCAGTGGATTGCCAACCGTTACCGCCGCGCCTGGCGCCCGGCCGCGCATTTCGGGTTACCGCGCCTGCCGCGTGTGCCGGACAAGGGCGAGGGGATGGGCCGCGTCGCTTATGCCGACGCCCGTCAGCACCGCGACATCCTGCAATCACTGTTCCGCGCCTTGAACAGCGGCCAGCAACGCATCTGGATGGCCACGCCGTACTTTCTGCCAACCTGGCAAATCCGCCGCTCCCTGCGCAAAGCCGCGGCACGCGGTGTCGATGTGCGTCTGTTGCTGACCGGGCCGCGGACTGATCACCCTTCGGTGCGCTACGCCGGGCATCGCTACTACCCGCGCCTGCTCAAGGCCGGGGTGCAGATCTTCGAATACCAGCCGTGCTTCCTGCACCTGAAAATGGTTCTGGTGGACGATTGGGTGAGCATAGGCTCGTGCAACTTCGATCACTGGAATCTGCGTTTCAATCTGGAGGCGAATCTGGAGGCACTGGATCCGGCGCTGACGGCAGCGGTGGAGGCGAGCTTTGAGAAGGACTTCGGCTTGAGTCAGTTGGTGAGCCTGGAGCAATGGCAGCGCCGGCCGTTGTGGCGGCGGGTGAAGCAGCGGGTGTGGGGCTGGGTGGATCGGTTGGTGGTGAATATTCTCGATAGACGCGGTTGA
- a CDS encoding YceI family protein yields the protein MFNRSLYTVFASLLLTAAALPAQANWYLDGESSRLSFVSTKNASVSEVQRFLVLHGKVDPNGRAEVEVELESINSGIPLRDERMRKELFQIEQFPAATITTQIDLRPINDLAPGAQLELRLPLTVSLHGKQHEYPAELLATRLDDRRFQVVTLEPLVINAEDFDLAPGLENLRKLADLSAISLSVPVGAVLIFTAR from the coding sequence ATGTTCAACCGCTCCCTCTATACAGTCTTCGCCAGTCTGCTGTTGACGGCCGCTGCACTGCCGGCCCAGGCCAATTGGTATCTGGACGGCGAATCGTCGCGGCTGTCGTTCGTCAGCACCAAAAATGCCAGCGTGTCGGAAGTGCAGCGCTTTCTGGTGCTGCACGGCAAGGTCGATCCCAACGGTCGCGCCGAAGTCGAAGTCGAGCTCGAATCGATCAACAGTGGCATTCCCTTGCGTGATGAACGCATGCGCAAAGAGCTGTTCCAGATCGAGCAATTCCCCGCAGCGACCATCACCACGCAGATCGACCTGCGCCCGATCAACGATCTGGCCCCCGGCGCGCAGCTGGAATTACGCCTGCCGCTGACCGTCAGCCTGCACGGCAAGCAGCACGAATACCCGGCCGAGTTGCTCGCCACGCGTCTCGATGATCGACGCTTTCAGGTGGTGACCCTGGAGCCGCTGGTGATCAACGCCGAGGATTTCGATCTGGCGCCTGGCCTGGAAAACCTGCGCAAACTCGCCGACCTGTCGGCCATCAGTCTGTCGGTGCCGGTGGGTGCGGTGCTGATTTTCACGGCGCGCTGA
- a CDS encoding serine hydrolase domain-containing protein, with the protein MFKGLSLFLLLISLTAHAEQWPNEQWPIGSPIAGPAVEALESYAFPPRNDATREGIRTDALLIIRDGQIVYERYAGPTTAQSPHLTWSISKSLLATVLGVAYGEGRFKLDDPALKFYPALEKHPAISLGHLLNWASGLDWQEDYEYAPLKSSVVAMLYTRGHRDMAAFTANHDAYAAPGQAFRYSSGDSNLLAAALKTIVGPQRYADYPWTALFEPLGIRHAVWESDARGTFVASSYAYLTARDLARVGLLMARGGRWNDRQLLPEDWLAFNLTPFAGYKAHQDEAVPGGHWWLNRSVAGAASPWPDAPPDTFAALGHWGQALYVMPSRKLVIVRYGDDRDGSYRHNELLKRVLQAVRP; encoded by the coding sequence ATGTTCAAAGGCCTGTCCCTGTTCCTGCTGCTGATCAGCCTCACCGCTCACGCCGAACAATGGCCGAATGAGCAATGGCCAATCGGCTCGCCGATCGCGGGCCCCGCCGTCGAGGCACTGGAAAGTTACGCCTTCCCGCCCCGCAACGACGCCACTCGCGAAGGCATCCGCACCGACGCCTTGTTGATCATCCGCGACGGCCAGATCGTCTACGAACGCTACGCCGGCCCGACCACCGCTCAGAGCCCGCATTTGACCTGGTCGATCAGCAAAAGCCTGCTGGCTACGGTGCTCGGTGTGGCCTACGGCGAAGGCCGGTTCAAACTCGACGACCCGGCCCTGAAGTTCTACCCGGCGCTGGAAAAACACCCGGCGATCAGCCTCGGCCATCTGCTCAACTGGGCGTCCGGTCTGGATTGGCAGGAAGACTACGAATACGCCCCGCTGAAATCTTCGGTGGTAGCGATGCTCTACACCCGGGGCCATCGCGACATGGCGGCATTCACTGCGAACCACGACGCTTATGCCGCACCGGGTCAGGCTTTCCGTTATTCCAGCGGCGACAGCAATCTGCTCGCCGCCGCGCTGAAAACTATCGTGGGGCCGCAGCGTTATGCCGACTATCCGTGGACAGCACTGTTCGAACCCTTGGGCATCCGCCATGCCGTGTGGGAAAGCGATGCCCGCGGCACCTTTGTCGCCTCGTCCTATGCTTATCTCACTGCACGGGATCTGGCGCGGGTCGGCCTGCTGATGGCGCGCGGCGGGCGCTGGAACGATCGGCAGTTGCTGCCCGAGGATTGGCTCGCGTTCAACCTCACACCGTTTGCCGGCTACAAGGCGCATCAGGACGAAGCCGTGCCGGGCGGCCATTGGTGGCTCAATCGTTCTGTCGCTGGTGCAGCATCACCGTGGCCCGACGCCCCGCCCGACACCTTCGCCGCCCTCGGCCACTGGGGCCAGGCGCTGTATGTGATGCCCAGCCGGAAGCTGGTGATCGTGCGTTACGGCGATGACCGCGATGGCAGCTACCGGCACAACGAACTGCTCAAACGCGTGTTGCAGGCGGTGCGGCCATGA
- the olsB gene encoding L-ornithine N(alpha)-acyltransferase, translating into MTQIARISDTGNERRLQAERLVGAEALQQAQALRFAVFSGEFNAKLKGAELGLDMDDYDVHCSHIGVRDLNTGRLVATTRLLDHTAASSLGKFYSEEEFSLHGLAHLQGPILEIGRTCVDPAYRNGGTIAVLWGELAEVLNQGGYSYLMGCASIPMQDGGIQAHAIMQRLRERYLCTEHLRAEPKNPLPTLDIPSNVIAEMPPLLKAYMRLGAKICGEPCWDEDFQVADVFILLKRDELCPRYARHFKAAV; encoded by the coding sequence ATGACGCAAATCGCCCGCATCAGCGACACCGGCAATGAACGCCGCCTGCAAGCCGAACGCCTGGTCGGCGCCGAAGCCTTGCAGCAAGCCCAGGCCCTGCGCTTCGCCGTCTTCAGCGGCGAGTTCAACGCCAAATTGAAAGGCGCGGAACTGGGTCTGGACATGGATGATTATGATGTTCACTGCAGCCACATCGGCGTGCGTGATCTGAACACCGGGCGTCTGGTCGCAACCACGCGTTTGCTCGATCACACCGCCGCCAGCAGCCTCGGCAAGTTCTACAGCGAAGAAGAATTCAGCCTGCATGGGCTCGCGCATCTGCAAGGTCCGATCCTGGAAATCGGCCGCACCTGCGTCGACCCGGCGTACCGCAACGGCGGCACCATCGCCGTGCTCTGGGGCGAGTTGGCCGAAGTACTCAATCAGGGCGGCTACAGCTATCTGATGGGTTGCGCGAGCATTCCGATGCAGGACGGCGGCATTCAGGCCCACGCAATCATGCAGCGTTTGCGCGAACGTTATCTGTGCACCGAACACCTGCGGGCCGAGCCGAAAAATCCGCTGCCGACGCTGGATATCCCCTCCAACGTCATCGCCGAAATGCCGCCGCTGCTCAAGGCTTACATGCGCCTCGGTGCGAAGATCTGCGGCGAACCGTGCTGGGACGAAGACTTCCAGGTCGCCGACGTGTTCATCCTGCTCAAGCGCGACGAACTCTGCCCGCGCTACGCCAGGCACTTCAAGGCGGCGGTGTGA
- a CDS encoding lysophospholipid acyltransferase family protein produces the protein MSRLRVYARIARVLLVVTLGLTMASVFGVFERIGLAHSMERRQRWSRFFMARLSNALPFRVSVHGELPKQPMLWVSNHVSWTDIPLLGMLTPLSFLSKAEVRTWPVAGWLAAKAGSLFIRRGSGDSQLIRKQMTRHLQTEHSLLMFPEGTTTDGRSLRTFHGRLLSAAIDSQVMLQPVAIRYLREGKIDTLAPFIGDDDLLSHLMRLFSHDCGDVEVHLLKPIACQGRERAALAFEAQQAVQKVLFGSIPESRQSPMRPAIAA, from the coding sequence ATGAGCCGGTTGCGGGTGTACGCGCGAATCGCGCGAGTGCTGCTGGTGGTGACGCTGGGATTGACCATGGCCAGCGTCTTCGGCGTGTTCGAACGCATCGGTCTGGCCCATTCGATGGAGCGTCGCCAGCGCTGGTCGCGCTTCTTCATGGCGCGGCTGAGCAACGCCCTGCCCTTTCGCGTGAGCGTGCACGGTGAGCTGCCGAAACAGCCGATGCTGTGGGTCAGCAATCACGTGTCGTGGACCGATATTCCGCTGCTGGGCATGCTCACGCCGCTGTCGTTTCTGTCCAAGGCCGAAGTGCGCACCTGGCCGGTGGCCGGTTGGCTCGCGGCCAAGGCCGGCAGTCTGTTCATCCGCCGTGGTTCGGGCGACAGCCAGTTGATCCGCAAACAGATGACCCGTCATTTGCAAACCGAACATTCACTGCTGATGTTCCCTGAAGGCACTACCACCGACGGCCGTTCGCTGCGCACGTTCCATGGTCGCCTGCTGTCGGCGGCGATCGATTCGCAGGTGATGCTGCAACCGGTGGCGATCCGTTATCTGCGCGAGGGCAAAATCGACACGCTGGCGCCGTTCATTGGCGACGATGATTTGCTCTCGCATCTGATGCGCCTGTTCAGCCATGACTGCGGCGATGTCGAAGTGCATCTGCTCAAGCCGATTGCCTGTCAGGGCCGCGAGCGCGCGGCGCTGGCGTTCGAAGCGCAGCAGGCGGTGCAGAAG